The Microbacterium sp. Nx66 genome contains a region encoding:
- a CDS encoding DNA/RNA non-specific endonuclease codes for MTDGYDPAFLGIPLPLPVPPMPVRALPAPRFTVLLDPERRLAAVTGVTIDGARLRDLPRTGEWRLDPRVPAEEQAGSAVYARNDLDRGHLVRRRDPGWGELDEARAAAEATFTYPNAAPQAAAFNQSKDLWLGLEDHVLAYAEATAQRLSVFTAPVLADADPPYRGIRVPLQYWKIVAWRSEDRLAAAAFILDQTELVDTREGVFAVASLGAFRTFQVPVAEVTALTGVDLGPLPDADVLPRRGLRETAWRPLHTADDIVL; via the coding sequence ATGACGGACGGCTACGACCCCGCGTTCCTCGGCATCCCGCTGCCGCTGCCCGTGCCCCCGATGCCGGTGCGCGCGCTCCCTGCGCCCCGGTTCACGGTGCTGCTCGATCCGGAACGGCGCCTCGCCGCGGTGACGGGCGTGACCATCGATGGCGCCCGCCTGCGGGATCTCCCGCGCACGGGTGAGTGGCGCCTCGACCCCCGGGTGCCCGCGGAGGAACAGGCGGGGTCCGCCGTCTACGCCCGGAACGACCTCGACCGCGGACACCTCGTCCGTCGCCGCGACCCGGGCTGGGGGGAGCTCGACGAGGCCCGCGCCGCTGCGGAAGCCACCTTCACCTACCCCAACGCGGCCCCGCAGGCGGCCGCCTTCAACCAGTCGAAGGACCTCTGGCTCGGGTTGGAGGACCACGTGCTGGCGTATGCCGAGGCGACCGCGCAGCGCCTGTCGGTGTTCACGGCCCCGGTGCTCGCGGACGCCGACCCGCCGTACCGCGGCATCCGCGTGCCCCTGCAGTACTGGAAGATCGTGGCGTGGCGCTCCGAGGACCGACTCGCGGCCGCCGCATTCATCCTCGACCAGACCGAGCTCGTGGACACGCGGGAGGGCGTCTTCGCCGTCGCGAGTCTCGGGGCCTTCCGCACGTTCCAAGTACCGGTCGCCGAGGTGACCGCCCTCACCGGAGTCGACCTCGGCCCCCTTCCCGACGCCGATGTGCTCCCCCGGCGCGGACTCCGCGAGACGGCATGGCGCCCGCTGCACACCGCCGACGACATCGTCCTGTGA
- a CDS encoding alkene reductase has translation MTLYDSADFGSLHLSNRVVMAPLTRTRADAEGVPTAIIEEYYRQRAGQGLIISEGVWPVLEGKSYPGQPGIVTPAQIEGWRRVADAVHAEGGTIVMQLMHGGRVGHPDISGEPRVVAPSALAAPGQTRTLKGKADLPVAHALTLDEIPVVVEQFVQAARNAIAAGFDGVEVHGANGYLVHEFLSPVSNVRDDRYGGSPENRARFAVEVTTAVAAAVGADRTGIRLSPAHGIQGVIEDDPADVLATYTALAEGLAPLGLAFVDVLHPEPAGELVQAIRRAAGAAFIVNTGFGVETTRAAAEELVAEDWADAVAAGRPVIANPDLVERWRTGAELNEPRPELFYGSTAEGYIDYPSLEGVRAGE, from the coding sequence GTGACTCTCTACGACTCCGCCGACTTCGGCTCGCTGCACCTGTCCAACCGCGTCGTCATGGCGCCGCTCACCCGCACCCGTGCGGACGCGGAGGGCGTGCCGACCGCGATCATCGAGGAGTACTACCGCCAGCGGGCCGGGCAGGGACTCATCATCTCGGAGGGGGTCTGGCCGGTCCTCGAAGGCAAGTCGTACCCTGGGCAGCCGGGCATCGTGACCCCCGCGCAGATCGAGGGATGGCGCCGCGTGGCCGACGCCGTGCACGCCGAGGGCGGCACCATCGTCATGCAGCTCATGCACGGCGGCCGTGTGGGCCACCCGGACATCTCCGGCGAGCCCCGCGTCGTCGCGCCGAGTGCTCTGGCGGCCCCCGGGCAGACGCGGACCCTCAAGGGCAAGGCCGATCTGCCCGTCGCGCATGCCCTCACCCTGGACGAGATCCCCGTGGTCGTCGAGCAGTTCGTCCAGGCCGCGCGTAACGCGATCGCGGCCGGCTTCGACGGCGTCGAGGTGCACGGTGCCAACGGCTACCTCGTCCACGAGTTCCTGTCCCCGGTGTCCAACGTCCGCGACGACCGGTACGGCGGCTCGCCGGAGAACCGTGCGCGCTTCGCGGTCGAGGTGACCACGGCGGTCGCAGCAGCCGTGGGTGCCGACCGCACCGGAATCCGCCTCTCACCGGCCCACGGCATCCAGGGCGTCATCGAGGACGACCCCGCCGACGTGCTCGCGACCTACACCGCGCTCGCCGAAGGACTCGCACCTCTGGGGCTGGCCTTCGTCGATGTGCTGCACCCCGAGCCGGCCGGAGAACTCGTGCAGGCCATCCGCCGAGCGGCGGGCGCTGCGTTCATCGTCAACACCGGCTTCGGCGTCGAGACCACCCGAGCCGCGGCCGAGGAACTGGTCGCGGAGGACTGGGCCGACGCGGTCGCGGCCGGGCGTCCCGTCATCGCCAACCCCGACCTCGTGGAGCGGTGGCGGACCGGGGCCGAGCTGAACGAGCCCCGCCCCGAGCTGTTCTACGGCTCGACTGCCGAGGGGTACATCGACTACCCGTCGCTCGAGGGCGTGCGCGCCGGCGAGTGA
- a CDS encoding MarR family winged helix-turn-helix transcriptional regulator, with amino-acid sequence MSAPSDEPADGAPIDDLDQAVARVEHELGRLFARIRVGWREAAVTVHPDLQPLGYQVLTSILAGRATSAGALIERLQTDKSAVSRQVRQLEQLGLVESIPDPEDGRARVLVATPLAEERVALARSRYEGRIGERLRGWTAADLDHFANLVADLGG; translated from the coding sequence ATGAGCGCCCCGTCCGACGAACCCGCCGACGGCGCTCCGATCGACGACCTCGACCAGGCGGTCGCCCGCGTCGAGCACGAGCTCGGCCGGCTGTTCGCCCGCATCCGCGTCGGGTGGCGCGAGGCCGCGGTCACCGTGCATCCGGATCTCCAGCCGCTGGGCTACCAGGTGCTGACCTCGATCCTCGCCGGACGGGCGACCTCGGCGGGAGCACTCATCGAGCGCCTGCAGACGGACAAGTCCGCGGTGAGCCGGCAGGTGCGTCAGCTCGAGCAGCTCGGGCTCGTCGAGAGCATCCCCGATCCCGAGGACGGTCGCGCCCGGGTGCTGGTGGCGACCCCGCTGGCCGAGGAGCGCGTGGCTCTCGCCCGCTCCCGGTATGAGGGGCGCATCGGCGAGCGCCTGCGCGGCTGGACCGCCGCCGACCTCGACCACTTCGCGAACCTCGTCGCCGATCTGGGCGGTTGA
- a CDS encoding MarR family winged helix-turn-helix transcriptional regulator, producing the protein MSASEAVGTPDVDTALSDLQAHLNLIFARTRSLWKESASRVHPELQVAGYKLLTFIDRAGSASAHELAERFEMDKSVVSRQVRMLEELGLIASVPDERDGRLRVLTATPAACTALTDVRREYGSRLRAVIDELTPAEIDAASKVFRLLAEV; encoded by the coding sequence ATGAGCGCGTCCGAGGCGGTCGGCACCCCCGACGTCGATACCGCCCTCAGCGACCTCCAGGCGCATCTCAACCTCATCTTCGCGCGGACCCGGTCGCTGTGGAAGGAATCGGCGTCCCGGGTCCACCCGGAGCTGCAGGTGGCGGGGTACAAGCTGCTCACCTTCATCGACCGGGCGGGCTCGGCCAGCGCGCATGAGCTCGCCGAGCGCTTCGAGATGGACAAGTCCGTCGTCAGCCGCCAGGTGCGGATGCTGGAGGAGCTCGGGCTGATCGCCTCGGTGCCGGATGAGCGCGACGGCCGGCTCCGGGTGCTCACCGCGACACCGGCCGCGTGCACCGCGCTCACCGATGTCCGCCGGGAGTACGGCAGCCGACTCCGCGCTGTCATCGATGAGCTCACGCCCGCGGAGATCGACGCCGCATCCAAGGTGTTCCGGCTCCTCGCCGAGGTCTGA
- a CDS encoding MDR family MFS transporter — MQEHSPVTHTSSSSETTRSAREVFTAISGLIVGMFVAVLSGTVVSTSMPVIIADLGGTQSQYTWVITASLLATAVSTPIWGKLADLVDRKVLVQISLILFTVGTVIAGFSTDTNMLIAVRVVQGIGVGGLMSLVMIAVALIISPRERGKYMGVVGGIMALGTIGGPLLGGLLTDVWGWRSNFFVGVPFAILALVLLQFTLHLPKPQRGTKVSIDYFGIVLLAVGVSTLLIWVSMGGNQFDWDSGTSIALIVTAVVAIAAFIVVEFFVKEPIVPMTLFRNRTFTLSVIASIAIGVSMFATSVFLAQYFQLARGATPTESGLMTIPMIIGQMGASIIIGQLVSRFGKWKSWMVTGSILATIGVSLMATLRYDTPFPLVAVYMFVLGAGLGMVMQNLTLIVQNDTAPQQLGAASSNVNFFRTIAGTIGVTVMGSLLSTSVADFMKDGLKGFVPTTPDEISALERLGSGDVPKVGELPDTIRTIVESAYGHGIADAFILAIPLAVIAIIAIAFIKNKPLSTKNAAEQLREQAEESVIEVSEAEVGANLSTGTIRTGQAEPATTTGSVSVLERDDRKQER; from the coding sequence ATGCAGGAGCATTCCCCCGTGACACACACCTCATCCTCTTCCGAGACCACGCGCTCGGCCCGCGAGGTCTTCACCGCGATCTCCGGCCTCATCGTCGGCATGTTCGTCGCCGTGCTCTCCGGCACGGTCGTCTCGACTTCGATGCCGGTCATCATCGCCGACCTCGGTGGCACGCAGTCGCAGTACACCTGGGTCATCACCGCGAGCCTTCTCGCCACCGCCGTCTCCACCCCGATCTGGGGCAAGCTCGCCGACCTGGTCGACCGCAAGGTGCTGGTCCAGATCTCGCTCATCCTCTTCACGGTCGGCACCGTGATCGCCGGATTCTCGACCGATACGAACATGCTCATCGCTGTCCGCGTCGTGCAGGGCATCGGCGTCGGCGGTCTCATGTCGCTCGTCATGATCGCGGTGGCCCTCATCATCTCGCCGCGTGAGCGCGGCAAGTACATGGGCGTCGTCGGCGGCATCATGGCCCTCGGCACGATCGGCGGACCGCTGCTGGGCGGACTCCTCACCGACGTGTGGGGCTGGCGCTCCAACTTCTTCGTCGGCGTCCCGTTCGCGATCCTCGCCCTCGTGCTGCTGCAGTTCACGCTGCACCTGCCCAAGCCGCAGCGCGGCACGAAGGTCTCGATCGACTACTTCGGCATCGTCCTGCTCGCCGTCGGCGTCTCGACGCTCCTCATCTGGGTGTCCATGGGTGGCAACCAGTTCGACTGGGACTCCGGGACGAGCATCGCGCTCATCGTGACCGCGGTCGTCGCGATCGCCGCCTTCATCGTGGTCGAGTTCTTCGTCAAGGAGCCGATCGTCCCGATGACGCTGTTCCGCAACCGCACCTTCACGCTGTCGGTCATCGCCTCGATCGCGATCGGCGTCTCGATGTTCGCGACCTCGGTCTTCCTCGCGCAGTACTTCCAGCTGGCCCGGGGCGCGACGCCCACCGAGTCGGGCCTGATGACCATCCCGATGATCATCGGTCAGATGGGCGCGTCGATCATCATCGGCCAGCTCGTCAGCCGCTTCGGCAAGTGGAAGAGCTGGATGGTCACCGGCTCGATCCTCGCCACGATCGGCGTGAGCCTGATGGCGACGCTGCGCTACGACACCCCGTTCCCGCTGGTCGCTGTCTACATGTTCGTCCTCGGTGCCGGGCTCGGCATGGTCATGCAGAACCTGACCCTGATCGTGCAGAACGACACGGCTCCGCAGCAGCTGGGCGCGGCCTCGTCGAACGTCAACTTCTTCCGTACGATCGCCGGCACCATCGGTGTGACCGTCATGGGGTCGCTGCTCTCCACGAGCGTCGCCGACTTCATGAAGGACGGTCTGAAGGGCTTCGTCCCGACCACGCCCGACGAGATCAGCGCCCTGGAGCGCCTGGGTTCCGGCGACGTGCCGAAGGTGGGCGAGCTGCCCGACACGATCCGCACGATCGTCGAGAGCGCCTACGGGCACGGCATCGCGGACGCGTTCATCCTCGCCATCCCGCTGGCGGTCATCGCGATCATCGCGATCGCGTTCATCAAGAACAAGCCGCTGTCCACCAAGAACGCCGCGGAGCAGCTGCGCGAGCAGGCCGAGGAGTCCGTCATCGAGGTCTCCGAGGCCGAGGTCGGCGCGAACCTCTCGACCGGGACCATTCGCACCGGGCAGGCCGAACCGGCGACCACCACGGGGTCCGTGAGCGTGCTCGAGCGCGACGATCGGAAGCAGGAGCGCTGA
- a CDS encoding DUF2243 domain-containing protein produces the protein MTSGAMPRPDRRLLLSGFLFGCGIAASMIDLFVFHLVLHWHHFYDLSTPDVALVSDGFFHAFGWFITILGAFLLADVRRRGPVRWTRWTGAVITGVGFFQLFDGVVDHKLLGIHQIRYGVDLVLYDTVWIVSAVLLLAAGILMVWRTRPDPAR, from the coding sequence ATGACCTCCGGAGCCATGCCCCGCCCCGACCGGCGCCTGCTGCTGTCGGGCTTCCTGTTCGGCTGCGGGATCGCCGCCTCGATGATCGACCTCTTCGTCTTCCACCTGGTGCTGCACTGGCACCACTTCTACGATCTGTCGACCCCTGACGTGGCCCTCGTCTCGGACGGGTTCTTCCATGCGTTCGGCTGGTTCATCACGATCCTCGGCGCCTTCCTCCTCGCCGACGTCCGCCGTCGTGGCCCCGTGCGATGGACGCGCTGGACGGGCGCGGTGATCACCGGGGTCGGGTTCTTCCAGCTCTTCGACGGCGTGGTCGATCACAAGCTCCTCGGGATCCACCAGATCCGCTACGGCGTCGACCTCGTGCTCTACGACACCGTCTGGATCGTGTCGGCCGTCCTGTTGCTCGCTGCAGGGATCCTCATGGTGTGGCGGACCCGCCCGGACCCGGCGCGGTGA
- a CDS encoding cytochrome c oxidase assembly protein yields MADPPGPGAVTAMREGHDGHHGPPETPGIDTDAVGGGIDLLAPVALVALLAAAVLYLVGLRQTRDRSPWPRPRTAAWMAGLLCAGVGMVGPFAALAHSSFPVHMAGHVLVGMLAPLLLVLGRPVTLALRALPVPRARTLSRVLRSGPIRALTHPVVAGALNVGGLWLLYATPLFPLMHASPWLHAAVHLHVLLTGYLFTASIVGLDPDPHRASVTVRAGVLIVFVAAHSILAKWLWAHPPAGVDVGDARIGAELMFYAGDAVDVLLIVLLLRQWFVATRPRDSAQPQNEESPSWRRSIASTVSGA; encoded by the coding sequence GTGGCGGACCCGCCCGGACCCGGCGCGGTGACGGCCATGCGCGAGGGTCACGACGGACACCACGGACCGCCCGAGACGCCGGGCATCGACACCGACGCCGTCGGAGGCGGGATCGATCTGCTCGCGCCGGTCGCGCTCGTCGCCCTCCTCGCCGCAGCCGTTCTCTATCTCGTCGGGTTGCGGCAGACCCGGGACCGCAGCCCCTGGCCTCGGCCGCGGACGGCCGCCTGGATGGCGGGTCTGCTCTGCGCCGGAGTCGGCATGGTCGGACCGTTCGCCGCCCTGGCCCACAGCAGCTTCCCGGTGCACATGGCCGGGCACGTGCTCGTGGGGATGCTGGCGCCACTCCTCCTCGTGCTCGGGCGGCCGGTCACGCTGGCCCTGCGCGCCCTCCCCGTGCCGCGGGCGCGCACTCTGTCCCGAGTGCTGCGCAGCGGCCCGATCCGGGCGCTCACGCATCCGGTGGTCGCCGGCGCCCTCAATGTCGGCGGTCTCTGGCTCCTCTACGCCACACCGCTGTTCCCCCTGATGCACGCCTCACCATGGCTGCATGCCGCCGTGCATCTTCACGTGCTGCTGACCGGATACCTGTTCACGGCGAGCATCGTGGGGCTCGATCCGGATCCGCACCGCGCGTCGGTAACCGTGCGGGCCGGGGTCCTCATCGTCTTCGTCGCCGCGCACTCGATCCTCGCCAAGTGGCTGTGGGCCCACCCGCCCGCTGGCGTCGACGTCGGGGACGCTCGGATCGGCGCGGAGCTGATGTTCTACGCCGGTGACGCGGTGGACGTGCTGCTCATCGTGCTGCTGCTCCGACAGTGGTTCGTGGCGACCCGACCGCGGGATTCGGCTCAGCCGCAGAACGAGGAGAGCCCGTCGTGGAGGCGTTCGATCGCCTCGACGGTCTCCGGAGCCTGA
- a CDS encoding flavin monoamine oxidase family protein translates to MEQVDAVIVGAGVAGLTAARLLQGEGRTVVVLEARDRVGGRVHTDRTDGIVDLGASWIHGVDGSPVAAAAEAFGMRTVEFTVGGFQVDSRPIAYHGPDGRPLSAEEARAFAADVHAVDEALPAVIAASGPEASYRDVTDQVLSRRQWSADRAQRVREYLEHRAEEQYGAWIEDLAAHGLDDDAIAGDEVVFPDGYGVLPERLAEGLDVRLEHIVTRVDWSEDGVWARTSRGEFSGDTTVVTVPVGVLQSGTMEIVPPLPPVNAEALGRLRMNAFEKVFLRFPTRFWEDGVYAFRQQGPEARWWHSWYDLTALHDEPLLLTFAAGPAAVATRDWSDDQVQASIMVQLRRLYGDGIPDPIGLHRTAWQDDPFAHGSYAYMTVGSTTADHDDLATPVGGVLHLAGEATWTDDPATVPAAVFSGHRAAERILGRTVPIERLWTQG, encoded by the coding sequence ATGGAGCAGGTCGACGCGGTGATCGTGGGCGCGGGCGTGGCGGGCTTGACCGCTGCGCGGCTGCTGCAGGGCGAGGGGCGGACGGTCGTGGTGCTCGAAGCGCGCGACCGGGTCGGCGGCCGGGTGCATACGGACCGGACCGACGGCATCGTCGATCTCGGCGCCTCGTGGATCCACGGTGTCGACGGCAGCCCGGTGGCTGCCGCCGCCGAGGCCTTCGGCATGCGGACCGTGGAGTTCACCGTCGGCGGGTTCCAGGTGGACAGCCGGCCGATCGCGTATCACGGTCCCGACGGTCGCCCGCTCTCGGCGGAGGAGGCGCGCGCCTTCGCCGCGGATGTCCACGCGGTGGACGAGGCGCTGCCGGCTGTCATCGCCGCCTCCGGCCCCGAGGCCTCCTACCGCGACGTCACGGACCAGGTGCTCTCACGCCGGCAGTGGAGCGCGGACCGCGCACAGCGAGTGCGTGAATACCTGGAGCATCGCGCCGAGGAGCAGTACGGGGCGTGGATCGAGGACCTCGCCGCGCATGGCCTCGACGACGACGCGATCGCGGGCGACGAGGTCGTGTTCCCGGACGGGTACGGGGTGCTCCCGGAGCGCCTCGCCGAAGGGCTGGACGTCCGGCTGGAGCACATCGTCACCCGCGTCGACTGGAGCGAGGACGGCGTCTGGGCGCGGACCTCGCGCGGGGAGTTCTCCGGCGATACGACGGTCGTCACGGTCCCGGTCGGCGTGCTGCAGTCCGGGACCATGGAGATCGTGCCTCCGCTGCCGCCCGTCAACGCCGAGGCATTGGGACGGCTGCGCATGAACGCCTTCGAGAAGGTCTTCCTGCGGTTCCCCACCCGGTTCTGGGAAGACGGGGTCTACGCGTTCCGGCAGCAGGGGCCCGAGGCACGGTGGTGGCACTCCTGGTACGACCTCACGGCGCTGCACGACGAGCCGCTCCTGCTCACCTTCGCCGCAGGGCCCGCGGCCGTCGCGACGAGGGACTGGAGCGACGACCAGGTGCAGGCCTCGATCATGGTCCAGCTCCGCCGGCTGTACGGGGACGGGATCCCGGATCCGATCGGCCTGCATCGCACGGCCTGGCAGGACGATCCGTTCGCGCACGGGTCTTACGCGTACATGACGGTCGGGTCGACCACCGCGGATCACGACGACCTCGCCACCCCGGTCGGCGGCGTGCTGCACCTGGCGGGCGAAGCCACCTGGACCGACGACCCGGCGACCGTGCCGGCGGCCGTGTTCTCCGGGCATCGCGCGGCCGAGCGCATTCTCGGACGGACGGTACCGATCGAACGGCTCTGGACGCAGGGATGA
- a CDS encoding VOC family protein — translation MASVLTGLDHIQLPVADLAASIAWYQRLLGFRVLTDYGTSAMLRAEGGPDLMLWEAPGHAPMKLTVAGEERPIFFLRTTEVHALAERFAAEGVDVVSFDDGGFALFLKFFDPDGTLLGVIQHAA, via the coding sequence ATGGCATCCGTCCTCACCGGACTCGACCACATCCAGCTGCCCGTCGCCGATCTGGCCGCGTCCATCGCGTGGTACCAGCGCCTGCTCGGCTTCCGCGTCCTCACCGACTACGGCACGAGCGCCATGCTCCGGGCCGAGGGTGGCCCGGACCTCATGCTCTGGGAAGCGCCGGGGCACGCGCCGATGAAGCTGACGGTGGCGGGGGAGGAGCGGCCGATCTTCTTCCTGCGCACGACCGAGGTCCACGCCCTCGCGGAGCGGTTCGCGGCAGAGGGCGTCGATGTCGTGAGCTTCGACGACGGCGGCTTCGCTCTCTTCCTGAAGTTCTTCGACCCTGACGGCACCCTGCTCGGGGTCATCCAGCACGCCGCCTGA
- the soxR gene encoding redox-sensitive transcriptional activator SoxR, with translation MEPDDLLPIGEVTRRTGVAPSALHFYEQLGLIASTRTPGNQRRYRRHMLRRISIIVVAKRIGIPLSEVQELFQTLPVDAPPSHGDWRRVAKRWRAELEERRTQLEHLQRELAGCIGCGCLSLKACRLLNPEDALGENGPGPRRI, from the coding sequence ATGGAACCCGACGATCTCCTCCCGATCGGAGAGGTCACCCGACGCACGGGCGTCGCCCCCTCCGCGCTGCACTTCTACGAGCAGCTCGGTCTCATCGCCTCGACGCGCACGCCCGGCAACCAGCGGCGATATCGCCGACACATGCTGCGCCGGATCTCCATCATCGTCGTGGCCAAGCGCATCGGCATCCCGCTCAGCGAGGTGCAGGAGCTCTTCCAGACCCTGCCCGTGGACGCGCCGCCCTCGCACGGCGACTGGCGCCGCGTGGCCAAACGCTGGCGCGCCGAGCTCGAGGAGCGACGGACGCAGCTCGAGCATCTGCAGCGCGAGCTCGCGGGCTGCATCGGTTGCGGCTGCCTGTCCCTCAAGGCCTGCCGCCTGCTGAACCCCGAGGACGCCTTGGGCGAGAACGGTCCCGGCCCTCGCCGCATCTGA
- a CDS encoding DUF7882 family protein, protein MGKFIYEGGPKVEIEDRALTHIQLVMMTKLRRGEPMPFSWKEDASVGGGRTTVWVHANANIVFKFFGSRPPAINRRWVDALAYTANTTNGLYLVPEPTETSSASRQLADLTV, encoded by the coding sequence ATGGGCAAGTTCATCTACGAGGGCGGTCCGAAGGTCGAGATCGAGGACCGCGCTCTCACACATATCCAGCTCGTCATGATGACGAAGCTCCGGCGCGGAGAGCCGATGCCGTTCTCGTGGAAGGAAGACGCCTCCGTCGGCGGCGGCCGGACGACAGTCTGGGTGCACGCGAACGCGAACATCGTGTTCAAGTTCTTCGGCAGCAGGCCCCCGGCCATCAACCGGCGGTGGGTGGACGCTCTGGCGTACACCGCGAACACGACGAACGGTCTGTACCTGGTGCCGGAGCCGACCGAGACGAGCAGTGCCTCCCGGCAGCTCGCGGACCTCACCGTCTGA
- a CDS encoding serine/threonine-protein kinase encodes MALPTPWQEDSTMTDDSLPTEALLDGRYHLRECVGQGGMARVYRAEDSLLGRTVAIKMLRAETEEGAASERARGEMTVLASLNHPALVTLYDAQLHPGRAEYLVMEFIDGPTLAARIAQGPLPSDEVAALAADLAEALHVVHGAGIVHRDIKPSNVLLTGRSLAGSRSGAKLADFGISVLVDAARLTSPGTVIGTAAYLAPEQLNGAAPAPAADIYALGLVLREALTGERAFAEAEGIGATLARLIEPPTIPESVGPAWSALLQRMTATDPEDRPSAAGVFAAVSALAQDPSLPPRPPVPAPIAAAAFADRTPTGPSAPPTQTRVLPVRPSAEGAMLRAQAPRTQRVRRRRGLLTGAVAVAVALTVAGTLWAAGALNPNPAVTPVDTEPSPRSSPTPAVVVPVTVPEDGEEPSTPAEAPPAAPEPGPGVPADKKAEKAQEAAEKATQKAAEEQRKAEEDAQKKAEKAQERAEKEAEKAQEEAEEAEAEDADLED; translated from the coding sequence GTGGCGCTCCCGACGCCGTGGCAGGAGGACTCGACGATGACGGATGACTCGCTTCCCACGGAGGCGCTGCTCGATGGTCGCTACCACCTCCGGGAGTGCGTCGGGCAGGGCGGGATGGCGCGGGTGTACCGCGCCGAGGACTCGCTGCTCGGGCGCACAGTGGCCATCAAGATGCTGCGTGCGGAGACGGAGGAGGGGGCCGCGTCCGAGCGCGCTCGTGGCGAGATGACCGTCCTCGCCTCACTCAACCATCCCGCGCTGGTCACGCTGTACGACGCGCAGCTGCATCCCGGGCGGGCCGAGTACCTGGTCATGGAGTTCATCGACGGGCCGACCCTCGCGGCGCGGATCGCCCAGGGGCCGCTTCCTTCGGACGAGGTGGCGGCGCTGGCTGCCGACCTGGCGGAGGCCCTGCACGTCGTGCACGGCGCGGGCATCGTGCACCGCGACATCAAGCCCTCCAACGTCCTGCTCACGGGTCGCTCTCTCGCCGGGAGCCGATCGGGCGCGAAGCTCGCCGACTTCGGGATCTCGGTGCTCGTGGACGCGGCCCGGCTGACGTCTCCGGGGACGGTGATCGGGACCGCGGCGTACCTGGCGCCGGAGCAGTTGAACGGCGCGGCGCCGGCGCCCGCCGCCGACATCTACGCACTGGGGCTGGTCCTGCGCGAAGCGCTCACCGGAGAGCGCGCGTTCGCCGAGGCGGAGGGGATCGGGGCCACCCTGGCCCGCCTGATCGAGCCGCCTACGATCCCGGAATCCGTGGGTCCGGCGTGGTCCGCGCTGCTCCAGCGGATGACCGCCACGGATCCCGAGGACCGGCCGAGCGCCGCCGGCGTCTTCGCGGCGGTGTCCGCGCTCGCACAGGATCCTTCGCTGCCGCCCCGCCCGCCGGTGCCGGCCCCCATCGCCGCCGCAGCATTCGCGGATCGGACACCGACCGGCCCCTCCGCGCCCCCGACGCAGACCCGCGTGCTTCCCGTTCGTCCGTCTGCCGAGGGGGCGATGCTCCGCGCCCAGGCCCCTCGCACGCAGCGCGTCCGGCGGCGCCGCGGGCTCCTGACCGGCGCGGTCGCGGTCGCGGTGGCGCTCACCGTCGCCGGAACGCTCTGGGCGGCGGGGGCACTCAACCCGAATCCCGCGGTGACGCCTGTCGACACCGAGCCGAGCCCTCGTTCATCGCCCACGCCGGCAGTCGTGGTGCCCGTGACCGTCCCGGAAGACGGGGAAGAGCCGTCGACACCGGCCGAGGCTCCGCCCGCGGCACCGGAACCCGGGCCCGGCGTGCCGGCCGACAAGAAGGCGGAGAAGGCTCAGGAGGCCGCGGAGAAGGCCACGCAGAAGGCCGCCGAGGAGCAGCGGAAGGCCGAGGAGGACGCGCAGAAGAAGGCCGAGAAGGCTCAGGAGCGCGCCGAGAAGGAGGCGGAGAAGGCCCAGGAGGAGGCGGAGGAAGCGGAAGCGGAGGACGCCGACCTCGAGGACTGA